Below is a genomic region from Kribbella qitaiheensis.
GCGGTCGAGGGCGGCAAGGGCTGCTGCGAGGCGTTGCCGGGTGGTGCCGCGGTCGATGCCCTGGTCGAGTTCGTCCGCGAGGCCGATCGCGGTCCGGAACAGTTCCACGGCCTGCGAGTAGTCAGCCCTGAGGTGGGCGAGCTTGCCGAGACCCTGGGTCGCCTGGAGGCGAAAGGTGCCTTCGCCCTGGTCCCGGGCGGCCCGGTCGGATTGCTCGAAGAGTTGCAGCGCTTCGTCGTACCGGCCGCTGGACAGCTGGATCTCGGCCAGGCTCAGCAAGGCGCCGATTTCGGCGATGGCCTCGCCGACCTCACGGGTGTATTGGAGGCACTGACGCTGGAGGTCCGCCGCCTCCTCGTAGCGGCCGAGCTTCCAATAGGCGCCGGCGAGGCTGGCGCGCGCATAGTTCACCACCGTCCGGGTCTGGAGCTTCTCGGCTGCCGCGAGCGCCTCGCGATACTGCTCGGCGGCCTGCTCCAGCCGGCCGAGGTCGAAGTGGACGTCCCCGAGGCCGACGCCGGCATTGATCGCCACCTGGTGCTCGCCGATCTCCTCGGCCACCGCGAGGCTGCGGGCGTAGGTGATCGTGGCCTCGGCGAAGCGGGCCGAGGTGCACTGGAGGTCACCCAGCCCCAGCAGCGCCTGGCATTCGCCGGACCGATAGCCGGTCGCGAGTGACAGCTCGAGGACGCGGTCGTACTGCGCCTTCGCCTCCGCGTTGCGCCCGCTCATCCGGGCGATCTCGCCGAGCCCCATCGCGGCGACGATCTCGCCCACCTGCCAATCCGCGCGGCGCGCGGCCGCCAACGCTTCGGTGTAGGCCTCGATCGCCGGGTCCAGCAGGCCGCGGATCTGGAGGCCTAGCGCCACCATGGCACCGAGCCGTGCCACGCCGACCGCGTCGCCATCGTTCTGAGCCGCCGCCAGTGCGGCTCGGTAGAGCGGCACGGCCTCCGTCACGCGAGCGCGCGATTGGAGGTGCCGGTGGATGGTGCCGCAGAGGTAGGGATTGAGCTGGGCGTCGTCCTGGGCGAGCCTGAGGAGGGTGTCGGTTTCGCGGTCGAGCCAGCGTTCGGCCGACCTGGCGGTGCTCAGGTCGCCGGTGAGTCCGCGGGGGCGGCGTTGCTCCTCCGAGGGGTAGAGCAGGTCCATCGCCGTCGTCGCCGTACCGGCGTAGTGCGTCTTGAAGCGCTCGACGGCGGCCGATCGGCCGGCCGTCCCGTCCTCGTCGACGGACAGCAGCGCGGAGTAGGCGCGGACCAGGTCGTGGAAGGTGTAGACGGCCGGTTCGTTCTCGATCAGGAGGTGGCCGTCGACCAGGTCGTCGAGGATCGGCCGGACCTCCCGCACCGTCAGGTCGGTGCCGGCGGCAACTACTGCCTCGTCCATCGCCGCGCCCGGCGCGAGACTCATCAGCCGGAAGAGCCGCTGGTGTCCGGCCGGGAACTGCCGGTAGGACAAGGCGAAAGCGGCCGCGACGCTCTCCTGCCCGGCTCGCAGATCGGCGAGCGATTCCGCTGGTGAACCAAGCCGGCCTGCCAGCCCGGCCAGGTCACCGTCGTCGTAGCGAGCGGCAACGATCTGTACTGCGAGTGGCAGGCAGTCGCAGAGCTCGACGACCCTGCGCAGCAGCCCCGGATCCCCGGCCGCCCCGGCCAACTCGGTGAACAGGGCAACGGCCTCGTCCGTACTGAGTGGGTCGATCGAGAACGGCCGGGCGGACCCGAGTCCGGTGAGCCGCGATCGGCTGGTGATCAGGACCGCGCAGCCCGCCGTGCCGGGAAGCAGTGGGCTGACCTGTTCGGCCGAGACGGCGTTGTCGAGAACGATCAGCATCCGCCGGCCGGCGAGCCTGGTCCGGTAAAGCGCCGACCGCTGCTCCAGTTCGTCGGGAATCCGCTGGCCCGGTACGCCGAGCGTCCGGAGTACGCGGGCCAGGATCGCTCCGGCGTCCTCCGGTTCGACGCTTTCGGTGAAACCGTGCAGATCGATGAAGAGTTGGCCGTCGGGATAGTCGTCCACTACTTCGTGGGCAGCCTGTACGGCGAGCGCGGTCTTGCCGACTCCGGCCATTCCGTCGATCGTCACAATGGCCACCCCCGGATGCGGAACGCCGCCCGGTGACAAATAGCCCGAAATGGTGTCGAGGACCTCGCGCCGGCCGGTGAAAGTGGCCGGGGCGGGCGGCAACTGCGATGGCGTCGCGGTGCCCGGCCGGCGTCGCGCCGACTCGGCGAGGGCAGTTGCGTTCGGCCCGCTGAGTCCGAGCGCCTTCGTCAGTTCCTCGATCGTCTCCCGGCGGGGGAAGCGGCGCTGCCCGCGTTCCAGCAAGGAGACGGCCTTGGGGCTGAGCGAGGCGCGGTGGGCGAGTTCTTCCTGGGAGATGCCGGCCGACTGCCGGTGGTGGCGGAGCAGTTCGGCGAAGGAGGTCACGGCGCCAAGCTTAAGCAAACAACCGATTTTGCCGGGAAAGCGCTCTATTTTGAGGTGACAACGCAGTCAATGGCTGGCTTGTGCCAACGGCAGTAATGCGCCTTGCCCAGGATATGAGACGGGCATAGTGTCCGTCCGCGATCCACTGGCGGTGGACGAGGGGGAAGGGGATCAGTGCGGCCCAGTGGTGTCCGGAGCGTTCAGGCGGAACAGGTGCAGCCGCTTGCCAGCCCGGCGAATCGCAACCCGCCCTGCACCATTTCCTGAAAGGGCCACGCCCATGGTCTTGTTTCAGCGTTCCCGGAAGGCCGCCACATTCTTCGCGGTCACCGGTCTGACGGTCGCTACCGTCGCCGGTCTCGGAGCGACATCGTCCAACGCCGCGTCCAACGCGGCCCCACCGAAGCCTACCGAGGCCCAGTCGAAGGCCCTCGCGGCCAAGGCGGCGTCGTCGTTGGTGGCCAAGTCACCGGCCGGTCTGCATGCCGGCAAGAACGACAAGTTCGTCGCCAAGACGATCATCTCCGAGAAGTCCGGACTTCAGTACGTCCCCTACGTGCGGACCTTCAAGGGCCTGCCGGTCGTCGGCGGTGACTTCGTGGTCGTCACCGACGCCAACGGCGTCGTCAAGGACACCTCGGTGGCCCAGACGGTCACGATCCCCGACCTGTCGACGACGGCCCGGGATCACCGCCGCCTCGGCAAAGGCGACCGCGACCAAGCTGCTCAAGCAGGTGACCTCCAGCACGCAGCCGACGTTGGCTGTCTATGCGCTCGGCAACAAGCCGAGCCTGGCGTGGGAGTCCCGCGTCACCGGTCGCAACGCCACGGAGCCGTCGAGTCTGTCGGTCTACGTCGACGCGAAGACCGGCAAGGTGCTCGGCACGCAGGAGCACGTGATGGCCGGCAACGGTACGGCGGCGTACAGCGGTCCGAACCCGGTCCACCTGGACACCACGCTGTCCGGCAGCACGTACTCGATGAAGGACCCGGGCACCACCAACCTGTCCTGCCAGGACGCGGCGAACAACACCACGTTTTCCGGGCCGGACGACTTGTGGGGTAATGGGAACGCCACCAGCCGCGAGACCGGTTGCGTCGACGCGTTGTTCGCCGCGCAGACCGAGCGGCACATGCTGACCGACTGGCTCGGCCGCAACGGCATGGACGGCAACGGCGGCGCCTGGCCGATCCGCGTCGGCCTGAACGACGTAAACGCCTACTACGACGGCAGCCAGGTGCAGATCGGTCACAACAACAACAGCCAGTGGATCAGCTCGATCGACGTGGTGGCACACGAGATGGGCCACGGCATCGACGACCACACCCCGGGCGGGATCTCCGGCAGCGGGACCCAGGAGTTCGTCGCCGACGTCTTCGGCGCGGGCACCGAGTGGTACAGCAACCAGTCGTCGGCGTACGACCCGCCGGACTTCCTGGTCGGCGAGGAGATCAACCTGGTTGGCCAGGGTCCGATCCGCAACATGTACAACCCGTCGGCACTCGGCGACCCGAACTGCTACTCGAGCTCGATCCCGAGCACCGAGGTGCACGCCGCAGCCGGTCCCGGTAACCACTGGTTCTACCTGCTGTCGCAGGGCAGCAACGGTTCGCCGGCCAGCCCGACCTGCAACAGTTCGACGGTGACCGGCATCGGCATCCAGAAGGCCATCCGGATCATGTACAACGCGATGCTTCTGAAGACGAGCAGCAGCTCGTACCTGAAGTACCGCACCTGGACGCTGACCGCGGCCAAGAACCTGTACTCGCCGAGCTGCACCGAGTTCAACACCGTCAAAGCGGCGTGGGACGCGGTGAGCGTTCCGGCACAGGCGGGCGACCCGACCTGCTCCACCAGCGGCGGGGTAACCGTCGGCAACCCGGGCAACAAGAGCGCCACGGTCGGTTCTGCGATCGCGTCGTTCACCCTGTCTGCCTCGGGCGGCACCGCGCCGTACACCTGGTCCGCCACCGGTCTGCCGGCCGGAATCACCATCGGTTCCTCCACGGGCACCGTTTCCGGTACGCCGACCACCGCCGGTACCTACAACGTGACCGCGACGGCCACGGCGAGTGCCGGTGGATCCGGTAGCACGTCCTTCACCATCACGGTCAACCCTGTCGGTGGCGGTTGCTCCTCGCCCGGCCAGAAGCTCGGTAACCCCGGCTTCGAGACCGGTACTGCGGCGCCGTGGTCGGCGTCGGCAGGCGTGATCGACAACTCGTCCGGTCAGGCCGCACACGGTGGCTCCTGGAAGGCGTGGCTCAACGGCTACGGCACGACCCACACCGACACCCTGAGCCAGTCCGTCGCGATTCCGGCCGGCTGCCACGCGGTGCTCTCGTTCTACCTGCACATCGATTCGGCCGAGACCACGACCACGGTTCAGTACGACAAGCTGACCGTGAAGGCGGGCTCGACCACCCTGGCGACACTCTCCAACCTGAACAAGGCTGCGGGCTACTCGCTGAAGTCGTACGACGTGTCGTCGCTGGCGGGCCAGACGGTCTCGTTCAACTTCACCGGCACTGAGGACTCCTCGCTGCAAACCTCCTTCGTCATCGACGACACAGGCCTCAACCTGAGCTGACGAAGAGGGCACTACCAACACAAACAGCCGGCCGCCTCACCCTTCGGGGGTGAGGCGGCCGGTGTTGTTGTCCACAAGGGCTTTCAGTTCAGGTTCATCCTGGGTTCGCCGTTGAGGAGGCCGGTGCCGGCGATGGTGCAGGTGCCGCCGCGGTTGAGGTTGTAGGACTGGCGGACGCAGGAGCGGAGGGCCAGCTGGGCCCAGTAGTTGGGGTGCAGGGACTCCTGGATGAAGTAGTTCGAGCCGATCGTGGTGACGGTGCGGATCTGGTTGATCCACTCGGTCTTGTCGACGGCGGCCGGCTGGGTCCACGACGACAGGCCGACCTCTTCGTACAGGCCGACGGTCGACTCGCAGAGGCGGCGGCCGTTGAAGGCGGACTGGAGTTCGAGGATGCGGGTGTTGGCGAGGCCCGACTGGCCGACGGCGGCGCGGACGGTGTTGTTGATGGTCGCGAGCGCGGTGCTGTTGGCCCAGTCCGCGTCCGCGTTCCAGAAGCCGCAGCCGCCCGTGTTCTGCCGGCCGTAGCCGCTCTCGCCGTAGCGGAACCCGCTCGCGGTCGGGATCGGTGACGGGTAGGTCTGCACCTGCAGGGTCCACGCGTTGTCTGCGTACCCGGCGTTGCGCATCGCCGTCCGCAGGTTCTGGAACGAGGTCGCGATCCGGGCCCGTACGGCGGTGACGTTGGCGGTGGTGAAGTTGGCGACCACCGACGAGTCGTCCTTGCAGTAGTCCTTGAACCAGGTCGGCGAGGTGAGGAAGTCGGTCACGCAGGAGGTGACGACCGAGGCGAAGTTGAAGTCGTTGCCGCCGATCGACGCGACCACGAGCTTCACGTTGTGGGTCGAGGCGAACTGCTGCAGGAGTTTCGCCTGGCCGAGATGGCCGTTGCCGTCGTCGTAGAAGTCCAGACCGGGCTTGAAGTTGTCACCGGTCGTCGTGGCGGTGCTCGCGCCGGAGCAGGCCAGGTTCAGGCCGCTGACGCCGGCGCCGATGTAGGCCTCGGCCGACCGGCTGCGGTGACATCGCGAGATCGTCTCCGCGGTGCCACTGGCGTTGTCGTGGTAGGCGTGCGCGCCGAGTGCGTCGGCCGGTGCCTCGGAGTTGTTGGAACTGCCGGCCCAGCGGCCGGCCTCGCCCGAGATGTAGGAGTCGCCGACCGAGACGACGTACGGCGTACCGGTGCCCGGGCCGTCGGCGCGGGCGGTGGAAGTACTGACAACCAGGGCGGAAGCTGTCAGGAGGACTGCGCTGGCGACGGAAAAGCTGCGATGGATCTTCATCGATTGGCCCCATCTCGACCGTTTGGGCGGGCGATGGCCGTTCGGACCCCGTGATCGGCCATCTGGCTCGGGAATCTACCGCCGGGTAACGGCGGATGGTAGACCGAGAGTGGTGGCATGTTTTCGCCCTGTCACGATCTTGCCAATTTCCGCGCGCCCGGACCCGGCGTGGGGGAGCATGTCGGCATGTCAGTCGAGGGGCCGCAGTTGCCGGTAGGGACGCAGGTCGTACTACGGGTCGCGCGGCCCGATGCCGACGGCGGTACTGCGCAGCGCGGCGCGACCGGGCGGGTCAGCGGAGTCACCCCCGACGGTCGCTACACCGTGCACCTGGTCGACGGGCGCGACGCCACCGCGGGACGGGACCAGCTCAGCCTGCGTACGGCGTACCAGGACGAAGCTGTTGCGGTTGACCAGGTCGACGGCGACGAACTGGTGCGGGAACACACCGTGTACGCCGTGGTGGTCGGATCTCGTGCTTTCGGGCTCGACACGGATGCCTCAGACACCGATACGCGGGCCGTGTACGTCGCGCCGACGGAGGCGTTCTGGTCGCTCGCGAAACCGCCGACGCATGTCGACGGGCCCGAGCCGGAGTGGTTCTCGTGGGAGGTCGAGCGGTTCTGCGAACTGGCGCTGAAGGCGAATCCGAACCTGCTCGAAGTGCTCCACTCGCCGCTGGTGGTCAAGCAGACTCCGCTGGGTGAGGAGCTGGTGGGCCTGCGCGAGGCGTTCCTGTCGCAGCTCGCGTACCAGACGTACTCCGGCTATGTGCTGAGCCAGTTCAAGAAGCTGGAGGCGGACTTCCGGCGCGACGGTGCGCCGAAGTGGAAGCACGTCATGCACCTGATCAG
It encodes:
- a CDS encoding ATP-binding protein is translated as MTSFAELLRHHRQSAGISQEELAHRASLSPKAVSLLERGQRRFPRRETIEELTKALGLSGPNATALAESARRRPGTATPSQLPPAPATFTGRREVLDTISGYLSPGGVPHPGVAIVTIDGMAGVGKTALAVQAAHEVVDDYPDGQLFIDLHGFTESVEPEDAGAILARVLRTLGVPGQRIPDELEQRSALYRTRLAGRRMLIVLDNAVSAEQVSPLLPGTAGCAVLITSRSRLTGLGSARPFSIDPLSTDEAVALFTELAGAAGDPGLLRRVVELCDCLPLAVQIVAARYDDGDLAGLAGRLGSPAESLADLRAGQESVAAAFALSYRQFPAGHQRLFRLMSLAPGAAMDEAVVAAGTDLTVREVRPILDDLVDGHLLIENEPAVYTFHDLVRAYSALLSVDEDGTAGRSAAVERFKTHYAGTATTAMDLLYPSEEQRRPRGLTGDLSTARSAERWLDRETDTLLRLAQDDAQLNPYLCGTIHRHLQSRARVTEAVPLYRAALAAAQNDGDAVGVARLGAMVALGLQIRGLLDPAIEAYTEALAAARRADWQVGEIVAAMGLGEIARMSGRNAEAKAQYDRVLELSLATGYRSGECQALLGLGDLQCTSARFAEATITYARSLAVAEEIGEHQVAINAGVGLGDVHFDLGRLEQAAEQYREALAAAEKLQTRTVVNYARASLAGAYWKLGRYEEAADLQRQCLQYTREVGEAIAEIGALLSLAEIQLSSGRYDEALQLFEQSDRAARDQGEGTFRLQATQGLGKLAHLRADYSQAVELFRTAIGLADELDQGIDRGTTRQRLAAALAALDRTGESLPYLQEAVKIFTDLQVPELAEAQQQLAELQA
- a CDS encoding M4 family metallopeptidase; translated protein: MTSSTQPTLAVYALGNKPSLAWESRVTGRNATEPSSLSVYVDAKTGKVLGTQEHVMAGNGTAAYSGPNPVHLDTTLSGSTYSMKDPGTTNLSCQDAANNTTFSGPDDLWGNGNATSRETGCVDALFAAQTERHMLTDWLGRNGMDGNGGAWPIRVGLNDVNAYYDGSQVQIGHNNNSQWISSIDVVAHEMGHGIDDHTPGGISGSGTQEFVADVFGAGTEWYSNQSSAYDPPDFLVGEEINLVGQGPIRNMYNPSALGDPNCYSSSIPSTEVHAAAGPGNHWFYLLSQGSNGSPASPTCNSSTVTGIGIQKAIRIMYNAMLLKTSSSSYLKYRTWTLTAAKNLYSPSCTEFNTVKAAWDAVSVPAQAGDPTCSTSGGVTVGNPGNKSATVGSAIASFTLSASGGTAPYTWSATGLPAGITIGSSTGTVSGTPTTAGTYNVTATATASAGGSGSTSFTITVNPVGGGCSSPGQKLGNPGFETGTAAPWSASAGVIDNSSGQAAHGGSWKAWLNGYGTTHTDTLSQSVAIPAGCHAVLSFYLHIDSAETTTTVQYDKLTVKAGSTTLATLSNLNKAAGYSLKSYDVSSLAGQTVSFNFTGTEDSSLQTSFVIDDTGLNLS
- a CDS encoding nucleotidyltransferase domain-containing protein, which codes for MSVEGPQLPVGTQVVLRVARPDADGGTAQRGATGRVSGVTPDGRYTVHLVDGRDATAGRDQLSLRTAYQDEAVAVDQVDGDELVREHTVYAVVVGSRAFGLDTDASDTDTRAVYVAPTEAFWSLAKPPTHVDGPEPEWFSWEVERFCELALKANPNLLEVLHSPLVVKQTPLGEELVGLREAFLSQLAYQTYSGYVLSQFKKLEADFRRDGAPKWKHVMHLIRLLLAARTLLAEGKLVVDVGPDRERLLAIKRGESSWPDVERWRLSLHEELDQALAKTVLPATPDVGRVDAWLRSVRKRSIGDA